The sequence below is a genomic window from Helicobacter sp. 'house sparrow 1'.
ATAATGGTATTGAAAAGATTTCAGCAGTTTTATGTGAAGATAATAATCAAAAGATTGATGAGATGGATGGTATTTTATATAGTGATTTTAAGGCAATGTGTTTGGAAACTAACTTTAAAGAGGTTTTTGAGAATCTAATCTTTAGCACAAAAATTATTTTTACCAAAAAGGAAGATTTTTATGATTTTTTAGAAGTATTGCTTGAAAATAATTTTGTTGATTTTTGTTTGCAATACATAGAAAATATGAAAGAAGCAATGTATTATGATCTAAGAATTAAAGATATTTTACAAAGGGCTGTGCAGAAGTTATGAAAATAGATTTTATGATAAATTATGAGGGTAGAGAATATCAATATTTAAGTGACAATACAAGGGATGATGCAGAGAATGTTTTATTTGTCGAAACACCAAGAAATAAGGAGTTTGCAGAGGCTTTTAAAAGATCCAACAGGGCTGTTTTAAATTATAAGGAACTTAAGAAATATTTTTCTTTTCCTTCAAAAATTATAGGTATTACAGGGACAAATGGGAAAACAACCATTGCCAATCTCATCTATCATATACTTTTAGATAATGGCTATTCTTGTGCAATGATTGGAACCCAAGGGGTGTATTTTAATCATAGGCAGGTTAAAGCAAAAGGACTTACTACACCAACAATTTTAGAGCTCTATCAAAACTTTGATTTTTTGGCTAAAAATCAATGTGAAGTTGTTGTGATGGAGGTAAGTTCTCATGCAATTGAACAAGAAAGAATTTATGGGATTGATTTTGATGTAAGAGTTTTGAGTAATATTACAAGTGATCACCTTGATTACCATAAAGATTTGCGAACCTATAGGGATGTTAAGAATAGTTTTTTTGGCAATCAAGGAAAGAAAGTAATTAATTTGGATGAGAAAAATGCAAAGTTTAATCCATCAAATACATTGCTTTATAGTATTTTTTCTCAAGCTGATATTTGGGTAAAAAGATATGATCTAGCAGATGGAATTTCTGCACAGATTGTTTGTGGTGATAGGGAAATAGAGTTAAAATCTAGACTCTATGGATTGCATAATCTTTATAATATACTTGCAGCAGTAGGGAGTATATGGACATTAAATCTTCTGCCACTAAAAAAAGCTATCCAAAGTTTGGAAAATTTTAAAGGGGTGAGTGGGCGTATGGAAGTAATCTCTAACCAACCTTTGATTATTGTAGATTTTGCGCATACCCATGATGGAATGGAGAGAATCTTTCAAAGTTTTCCAAATAGAAATATTGTAGTTTTATTTGGTGCTGGTGGAGATAGAGATAGAAGCAAGCGCCCATTGATGGGTAAGATAGCAGATCAATATGCCAAAAGAATCTATTTAACAAATGATAATCCAAGGACAGAAGATCCCTTATTGATACTTCAAGATATTTTAGATGGTATTAGTCAAAAACAAAAAGTGGTAGTAGAGCTTGATAGAAGAGAAGCTATTAAAAAAGCAATGGATTCCCAAGAGCAAGATGAAATTTTGTTTATCTTGGGAAAAGGTGATGAAGTAGAGCAGATTTTAAAAGATAAAACCATTCCTTTTGATGATAGGGAAGTAGTAAGAGAGTTTTTATAAGTAAGGGCTTAATGGCCTTTTAGTTGTTCTAATCTTTGGCGCTTTGTCCCTATTTCTGTCACTTGGATTCCAAAGTTTCCATCTACAATTACCACTTCACCTTTTGCAATTACTTTATCATCAATTAAGATTTCTAGGGGGTCGTTTGCAAGTTGATTTAATTCTATTACGCTTCCAATATCCATAGATACCACGTCTTTTAAAAGCATTCTTTTTTGTCCAATTCTTACTTTTACATTTAGTTTAACATCCAGTAGCATTGCAATATTTTTCATCTCATCGCTTGAAAGACTACTTGTTGTTTGTGCTTGTTCTTGAGTGGTTGTTTCTTTAGCTGTAGGGGCTTCTTGTGTCAGATTGTTTTCCAAATCAGCTGAAGATAAAAGCCAAAAATGCGATGAAATTGTGTTGAGTTCAAAAGAGAAATTATAGGCTTTAGTATAGCCTTGATGATCTTGATCTGAGGTTACAAATTCTATGCTTTTGCAAGAAAAACTTAGTTTGGGCAATTTTTTTTGAGAACCCAAGCTGGTGGATAGGGCACCAAAAATATTTGAATTAATTTCTTTATTAGCATCCAAATCATCATCATCCATACTTTCTTTTGCATTACCTTCTCCACCAACCATTGTATCAGCAAGGGCAGTTGCAAGTTCAACGGGAGTTGCAATTGCTAGTGAGGTATGAAAGTCTCCACTAGTTTCAATAGAAGTCAGTGCATAGGGAGGAGAAATCTTTTCTTGTTTTAAATCTATGCTTTTTATTTCCTTAATATTGGGACTTGATCCTGTTAGTCCTTCTATTGTAGAGATAGCCTCTTGAATAAAAAGTTTAATAAAATCATTCATAGTTTTCTTCCTCCTCTGTTTCTATTTCATTAATTCTATTTTTTCTTCGCATTTCAAGCATTTCTAATATCTCTTTTACTTGGTCTTTTTCTGTTTTTAAGACCTCTTTGATTTTTATGCTCTTTCGATATCTTTGTAATCCAATATCTGCTAAAAATTTATCTTTGCCATCAATAGCTACCAAAACTGTATCATCAGCTTTTCTATTTAATCTAATAATATCTCCTGCTTGTAGATCTAAAATATCTCTTAGAGATAGACTTGCTTGACCGATAGATGCACTAATATTAATATTTGCACCTCCAATTAGAGCCTGTAATTCTTTATTGCGACTTTTTTTAGAGCTTGTTTCAGAGAACACAAGATCTCTGCTACCTAATCTTGATAGGATTGTTTCAAGTGAAATCACAGGATAACAAAGATTAATCATACCACTACTATGTCCTATAATAATTTCCATTACAACCATGATAACTACTTCATTTTGTGCAACAATTTGGACGACATTAGGACTAGATTCCTTGGCATCAATACTTGGAAAGATCTCGGTAACAGGAGCCCAAGCATCTTTTAGAGTTTGCATTATTTGCCTTAGAATACTATCTAAAAGATTTAATTCAATATCGCTAAATTCTCTTTGGCTATCATAAGTTTCCCCCTTTCCTCCAAGTAAGCGATCAATCATTGAAAACACAATGCTTGGATTAATTTCTAAAACCCCCGTTCCATCCATGGGCTTCATTGAAAAAACATTAAAGCTTGTGGGACTTGGGAGACTCATTAAAAATTCTCCATAAGTCATCTGATCTACACTGTGTAATTGAATCTCAACAATGCTACGCATAATGGCAGAAATCTGACTAGAGAGATTTCTAGCCATTTTATCGTGAATGCCTCTAAAGGCCCTTAATTGCTCTTTGCTTACACGGTTGGGTCTTTTAAAGTCATAAAGCATCACTTGCTTATTTGGGAGTAAACTGCTTCTTTCTAGCTCAGGAGTATGATCCTCATCTATTACTTCTAGTAGCGCATCAATTTCCTCTTGACTTAATATGTCAGCCATTATGTTCTCCTATGGATCTTCTAATCTTCTTGATTACTTCTTTTGTGATTTGTGAAATTCTAGATTCTGTGATATCTAAAACCTCCTTGATTTCACTAAGGCTCATTTCTTCAAAAAAATACATCTGTATTACAAGCTGTTCCCTTTCTGTTAGCTCTGAGAGAGCAGCTTTAATTTTATCAATAAGTTCTTCTTGCTCAAGCTTATCAATAATTGTGCTACCCTCAATTACATTGTACTGCTCATCAATAGGGACAAGAAGATAAATATCTGAAGCAATTTTTGCTTCTTTGATCTTTTCTAAAGTCTCATTAAGAATTTCTGCAAGATATTCATCACTAGGCTCTTCTTGATATTTATTGTAGTAGCGAGTAGTCTCAAAATCAATACTTTTAATGAGTTTTCTGTTAGCACGCGAGATGATATCAAGCGATCGGAGATAATCTAGTAATGCTCCATTAACTCGTGTTCTAGCATATCCCCAAAATGAATCATTAATAGCACTATCATATTTTCTGGCAAGCTTAATTAACTCCTCAGTTCCTATAGAGATCAAATCATTAATATCCACAGAGCTTGGTACTCTCTCTTTGATGCGATAGGCCATAGCCCTTACTGCTGGAAGATATTGTATGGCAAGTTCATCTTGAGAATGTCTGATATTTTGGTTATAAACATTCATTGCATCTTACCATCATAATCAAAACTTTTAAGATAAAGTCTTATATTTTGCACCTCTCGCTCTTGCAAATCAAATTCCTTATCAAAATCATCCAAACGACTCTCTAAGCTTGCCTTATCAAAAATATTAAAGCTAAAATTTAAAGACCAAGTGTAGATTGCAACAATAAGCATAGCAATCAGATAAAATCCAATTGTTGATACAACTGTCCAGAATAATACGATTTCTGGTTCATCAAATTTTGCAACAGCTAGGGCAAGGCCCAAAAAAAACCCAAACGAAACAGAAAGATTGAGATAATTAGTTGGTTTCATCTCATTTCCTTGAACTAAAGATAACTAAGCATCCTTTTTAAGAAACTACCAAAGTTTGCTTTTGGAGTTTCAAGCATATTGCGTTCCACTTTTGAGATTAATTGTCTTGCTACTTCCTCCATATTAAGACTAAAGGCATTATATGGTTCGGTTTTTGTGATGAGTTCTCTATATTTAGTAGACCCTCTCACGGTATTATTGGCCAAAAAGTTGCCCAAATAAAAGAGTTTTAGATGAGGGATATTTTTTAGAGCCACACTTTGTATTTTTTGGAAAATATTTAAGGCCTCTTGATTTCTTGAAGCCATATTAACAATCATTAAAATCTCTTCTCTATATTTTGCATTGATTTTTATTGTCGCATAGGCATCTGTAATCGCAGATGGATCTGGTGTGGTGATTACAATCACATAATCTGAAGCATTTAAAAAAGCCTGTGTGGTAGTTCCAATACCTGCACCCGTATCTACAATCACATAATCAAAAGCTTCAAAAACAAGACTCTCATTTGCAAAACTATCCAAAATATTAAATTTATCGGCAAATTTCAATATCTCTTCGCCACTATCTCCAGGTATTAAGAAGAGGTTTTTATCTACAGGACAAATAATATCATCAAAGCTTGCTTCTCCCTTTAGTACATGCAATATATTTTGTTTGGTGCGCACACCAAAAATAAGATCAAGATTTGCTAATCCGATATCTGCATCAAAGACCCCAATTTTATATCCCATTTTTGCAAGAATAAAGGCAAGATTGGCACTAATTGTTGATTTTCCTACCCCACCTTTTCCGCTTGTAATTGCAATAAACTTCGTGGAATGTAATTTCTTTTCACCACGAAGTAATTGTTCAAGTTTTGTTGCTTGATTTTCGCTCATTTTCTACCTTTACTTGGATTATAAAAACCATCAAGCAAGCAGTCAGCAAGATAGTCATTTGACGCCACACATAGGTCTGTGGGTACTTCTTGACCTACAGAAAGATAACTAATTGTTTTTTTTGTTTCATATGCAAGAGAAAACAGATTTCCCAAACCCTTGCTTTCATCTAATTTACTAAAGATAAAAGAATCAATATCTAGTTCACTAAAAGATTGATAGATATCCCTTAAGTCCTCATATTTTGTTGTCGCAGATAAAACTAGCGCGATGTCAATTTTATAATTGTTTTGTGTGAATTTTTTTAGTTGATTGATTTTTTGTTTATCATGCTGAGAGTGCCCAGCTGTATCTACAAGAATAATATCACAATATCTGAGCGCATCAATTTCTTTTAAGAAATCTTCAGGCTCAATCACTGTTTCTATACTAATTTTCATTTTTCTTGCATACCAAGTAAGTTGCTCTAAAGCACCTATTCTATAAGTGTCTAAAGTTATGATTCCCACTCGATATTTCTTATCTAAAAGTTTGGAATATCTTGCGGCAAGTTTTGCTAATGTTGTGGTTTTTCCAACTCCTGTTGGTCCAGTTAGCATAATAATTTTTTTATTTCCTAAATCAAGGTTTTCATTTCGGCAATAAAGCATTTTTCTCAAGACTTCTCTGAAATACCGCTTGATAGTCAAAGAGTTTTCCCTCATTTTTAAAGGCATCAGCTCTAAGCTTAATTGCATAATTTCATCAAGATGGGCAGAATGCATACCGCTATTTTTTGCAATTCTATAAATTTCTGCAAATTCTTGGGGGATTTGTATATTATTGGGTGATTTTTCTTCCCAAAACATACTTTGGATAAGCTTCATCCTATCATTAATTTTATCCAGTTCGGTTTTTATTGCCTTGAATTCTTTGCTCTCATTTTGTTCTTTTTTAAATTTTTCCTCTTCTTTTCTAAGAACTTTGCTTTCAAACCTTAAATCAAAATCATCAGAAGCTTTTTTATTATCTAAAGTTTGATTGATTTCTCTTACAGCGCTTGAAAGTTGAACGCTTACAGCATCATTTTGATTTTCTTCTTCAAAATTACCAAAATATTTTTTCTTTGCATTTTTTTGTGTAATTTCATCAAGACGCTTTTGAATACTATTTTTTGGAGGAGGTGGAGTATCTTGAGTGTCTTCTTCTACTGCAACAATAATCTCATACAAACCTGCTTGACCTAATGTCTTTTTTCTCACTTCTCTAGTTTTTACAACAAGTGCATCTTCACCATGCTTTTCTTGCGCAATTTTTAATGCTTGAGCAGCAGTTTCTCCACCATAGGTATAAAGTTTCATCACCTTTCCTTTTGTAGATTTTGTAGCATCAGTGGTATTATAACAGATTCTCGTTGTTTCCAATACGGGTGGGGAATTTTTAGATGCGGGTAGGTGATTTTAATCTTATTAAAGAATAAGAGATCAATATCTAGGGTTCTTGGCGCATTTTTAAAAACTCTTTTTCTAGGTCTTTTGAATTTTCTTTCAAGATAGAAAATTGTACAAAAAACCGCCCTTAAATAAAGAGGGGTTTGTAGAGTAAGAGTTGCATTATAAAAGTCTTGTTGGTTGGTATATCCAAATGCAGGATTTTGATAAATGGGACTTGAGGAGACAATAAAAAAGAGTTTATTTTTTTGAAACCATGAAAATAAATGATCAAAAGTTTGGAAGCAATTCCCTTGATTCCCTCCAATTCCTATTGTAAAAGTATTTAAAGCAGAATTTTTTTTAAAAAAGGGAGTGGAGAAAGGAAAATGGGGGGTAAAAAATATCTTCCGCATCTCTAAAGAATATGAGCCCTGCCATTTTTTATTACAACAAGATCTTCAATTCTTACTCCAAATTCATTAGGAAGATAGATTCCTGGTTCAATAGAAAAAACCATGCCATCTTCTATAATCTCTTCGCTTCTTGGGGAAATAAAAGGTAGCTCATGTATATCTAGTCCAATTCCATGTCCTGTGCTATGGTTAAAGAAATTCCCAAAACCATGTTCTTCTATAATGTTTCTTGCTATGGCATCAATTTCTTTACCCTTCATCCCACTTTTGATACTCTTTATTGTTTCTTCCTGTGCCTTTAATACAATATCATAAACTTTTTGTTTCTTAATATCTTTGAAACTTTG
It includes:
- a CDS encoding histidine kinase translates to MSLINHPKKRVLIQKGFRAFEAEDYSGAMRFFSDALRLDEEDLEAKIGLLLSDMISDFPKEAQGFYELYKAMILNNPRAMRKKIQQGILDSIQSFDNGIEKISAVLCEDNNQKIDEMDGILYSDFKAMCLETNFKEVFENLIFSTKIIFTKKEDFYDFLEVLLENNFVDFCLQYIENMKEAMYYDLRIKDILQRAVQKL
- a CDS encoding UDP-N-acetylmuramoyl-L-alanyl-D-glutamate--2,6-diaminopimelate ligase; its protein translation is MKIDFMINYEGREYQYLSDNTRDDAENVLFVETPRNKEFAEAFKRSNRAVLNYKELKKYFSFPSKIIGITGTNGKTTIANLIYHILLDNGYSCAMIGTQGVYFNHRQVKAKGLTTPTILELYQNFDFLAKNQCEVVVMEVSSHAIEQERIYGIDFDVRVLSNITSDHLDYHKDLRTYRDVKNSFFGNQGKKVINLDEKNAKFNPSNTLLYSIFSQADIWVKRYDLADGISAQIVCGDREIELKSRLYGLHNLYNILAAVGSIWTLNLLPLKKAIQSLENFKGVSGRMEVISNQPLIIVDFAHTHDGMERIFQSFPNRNIVVLFGAGGDRDRSKRPLMGKIADQYAKRIYLTNDNPRTEDPLLILQDILDGISQKQKVVVELDRREAIKKAMDSQEQDEILFILGKGDEVEQILKDKTIPFDDREVVREFL
- the fliY gene encoding flagellar motor switch protein FliY translates to MNDFIKLFIQEAISTIEGLTGSSPNIKEIKSIDLKQEKISPPYALTSIETSGDFHTSLAIATPVELATALADTMVGGEGNAKESMDDDDLDANKEINSNIFGALSTSLGSQKKLPKLSFSCKSIEFVTSDQDHQGYTKAYNFSFELNTISSHFWLLSSADLENNLTQEAPTAKETTTQEQAQTTSSLSSDEMKNIAMLLDVKLNVKVRIGQKRMLLKDVVSMDIGSVIELNQLANDPLEILIDDKVIAKGEVVIVDGNFGIQVTEIGTKRQRLEQLKGH
- the fliM gene encoding flagellar motor switch protein FliM yields the protein MADILSQEEIDALLEVIDEDHTPELERSSLLPNKQVMLYDFKRPNRVSKEQLRAFRGIHDKMARNLSSQISAIMRSIVEIQLHSVDQMTYGEFLMSLPSPTSFNVFSMKPMDGTGVLEINPSIVFSMIDRLLGGKGETYDSQREFSDIELNLLDSILRQIMQTLKDAWAPVTEIFPSIDAKESSPNVVQIVAQNEVVIMVVMEIIIGHSSGMINLCYPVISLETILSRLGSRDLVFSETSSKKSRNKELQALIGGANINISASIGQASLSLRDILDLQAGDIIRLNRKADDTVLVAIDGKDKFLADIGLQRYRKSIKIKEVLKTEKDQVKEILEMLEMRRKNRINEIETEEEENYE
- a CDS encoding RNA polymerase sigma factor FliA; this translates as MNVYNQNIRHSQDELAIQYLPAVRAMAYRIKERVPSSVDINDLISIGTEELIKLARKYDSAINDSFWGYARTRVNGALLDYLRSLDIISRANRKLIKSIDFETTRYYNKYQEEPSDEYLAEILNETLEKIKEAKIASDIYLLVPIDEQYNVIEGSTIIDKLEQEELIDKIKAALSELTEREQLVIQMYFFEEMSLSEIKEVLDITESRISQITKEVIKKIRRSIGEHNG
- a CDS encoding P-loop NTPase yields the protein MSENQATKLEQLLRGEKKLHSTKFIAITSGKGGVGKSTISANLAFILAKMGYKIGVFDADIGLANLDLIFGVRTKQNILHVLKGEASFDDIICPVDKNLFLIPGDSGEEILKFADKFNILDSFANESLVFEAFDYVIVDTGAGIGTTTQAFLNASDYVIVITTPDPSAITDAYATIKINAKYREEILMIVNMASRNQEALNIFQKIQSVALKNIPHLKLFYLGNFLANNTVRGSTKYRELITKTEPYNAFSLNMEEVARQLISKVERNMLETPKANFGSFLKRMLSYL
- the flhF gene encoding flagellar biosynthesis protein FlhF; translated protein: MKLYTYGGETAAQALKIAQEKHGEDALVVKTREVRKKTLGQAGLYEIIVAVEEDTQDTPPPPKNSIQKRLDEITQKNAKKKYFGNFEEENQNDAVSVQLSSAVREINQTLDNKKASDDFDLRFESKVLRKEEEKFKKEQNESKEFKAIKTELDKINDRMKLIQSMFWEEKSPNNIQIPQEFAEIYRIAKNSGMHSAHLDEIMQLSLELMPLKMRENSLTIKRYFREVLRKMLYCRNENLDLGNKKIIMLTGPTGVGKTTTLAKLAARYSKLLDKKYRVGIITLDTYRIGALEQLTWYARKMKISIETVIEPEDFLKEIDALRYCDIILVDTAGHSQHDKQKINQLKKFTQNNYKIDIALVLSATTKYEDLRDIYQSFSELDIDSFIFSKLDESKGLGNLFSLAYETKKTISYLSVGQEVPTDLCVASNDYLADCLLDGFYNPSKGRK
- the folK gene encoding 2-amino-4-hydroxy-6-hydroxymethyldihydropteridine diphosphokinase, with protein sequence MRKIFFTPHFPFSTPFFKKNSALNTFTIGIGGNQGNCFQTFDHLFSWFQKNKLFFIVSSSPIYQNPAFGYTNQQDFYNATLTLQTPLYLRAVFCTIFYLERKFKRPRKRVFKNAPRTLDIDLLFFNKIKITYPHLKIPHPYWKQRESVIIPLMLQNLQKER